Proteins co-encoded in one uncultured Draconibacterium sp. genomic window:
- the rpsC gene encoding 30S ribosomal protein S3 gives MGQKVNPIANRLGFIKGWDSNWFGGDNYGDKLVEDQKIRKYLNARLAKASISRIVIERTLKLITITVHTSRPGIIIGKGGQEVDKLKEELKKITKKEVQINIFEIKRPELDAKIVANNIARQLEGKIAYRRAVKMAIASTMRMGAEGIKVLVSGRLNGAEMARSEMYKDGRTPLHTLRADIDYALAEALTKTGLIGIKVWICKGMVYGNRDLSPNLGQKSGRGGNRGGGNRNRRRK, from the coding sequence ATGGGACAAAAAGTAAATCCGATAGCAAATCGTTTGGGATTCATCAAAGGATGGGATTCAAACTGGTTCGGTGGTGATAATTACGGCGACAAGTTGGTTGAAGACCAAAAGATCAGGAAATACCTGAATGCTCGTTTGGCCAAAGCCAGCATTTCAAGAATCGTTATTGAACGTACCTTGAAGCTGATCACCATCACCGTACATACTTCTCGCCCTGGTATTATTATTGGTAAAGGCGGTCAAGAAGTTGACAAACTGAAAGAAGAATTAAAAAAGATTACCAAAAAAGAGGTTCAAATCAACATTTTCGAGATTAAACGTCCTGAACTTGATGCTAAAATTGTTGCAAATAACATTGCACGTCAGCTAGAGGGTAAGATTGCTTACCGCAGGGCAGTTAAAATGGCCATTGCTTCAACCATGAGAATGGGAGCCGAAGGAATCAAAGTTTTGGTTTCGGGTAGGTTAAACGGAGCAGAAATGGCTCGTTCTGAAATGTATAAAGACGGCCGTACTCCGCTACATACTTTGCGTGCAGATATTGACTACGCATTGGCAGAAGCATTAACAAAAACCGGACTTATTGGAATTAAAGTTTGGATTTGTAAAGGTATGGTATATGGAAATCGCGACCTTTCTCCTAATCTTGGACAAAAGTCCGGACGTGGTGGAAACAGAGGTGGTGGTAACCGTAACCGTCGTAGAAAATAG
- the rplP gene encoding 50S ribosomal protein L16: protein MLQPRKVKFRRVQKGRIKGNAQRGNQLAFGSFGIKSLEESWLTGRQIEAARVAVTRYMQRRGQIWIRVFPDKPITKKPAEVRMGKGKGAPEGFVAPIAPGRIIIEAEGVPLETAKEALRLAAQKLPVKTKFMVRRDYVEE, encoded by the coding sequence ATGTTACAGCCAAGAAAAGTAAAATTTAGAAGAGTACAGAAGGGCCGAATTAAAGGAAACGCTCAACGCGGAAACCAATTAGCATTCGGTTCATTTGGAATAAAGTCGTTGGAAGAATCGTGGCTTACCGGTAGGCAGATTGAAGCTGCCAGGGTTGCGGTAACACGTTACATGCAACGTCGAGGACAAATTTGGATACGCGTATTCCCCGATAAACCAATTACCAAAAAGCCAGCCGAAGTAAGGATGGGTAAAGGTAAAGGTGCTCCTGAAGGATTTGTTGCTCCGATAGCTCCGGGTCGTATTATTATTGAAGCTGAAGGCGTTCCATTGGAAACTGCCAAAGAAGCTTTAAGACTTGCCGCTCAGAAACTACCGGTAAAAACAAAATTTATGGTTAGACGTGATTATGTTGAAGAATAA
- the rpmC gene encoding 50S ribosomal protein L29 encodes MKVSEIKEMTNNEIVERLQIEKENLVRLRLNHAVSPLENPYKLKETKATIARLNTILRERELNENQK; translated from the coding sequence ATGAAAGTAAGTGAAATCAAAGAAATGACGAACAACGAAATCGTTGAGCGTCTACAGATTGAAAAAGAAAATCTTGTTCGCCTAAGATTGAATCATGCCGTATCGCCGCTTGAAAATCCATACAAGTTGAAGGAAACTAAAGCAACGATCGCGCGATTGAATACAATTCTTCGCGAAAGAGAATTAAACGAAAATCAGAAGTAA